The following are encoded together in the Nocardioides sp. Arc9.136 genome:
- a CDS encoding xanthine dehydrogenase family protein molybdopterin-binding subunit, with amino-acid sequence MTANEVTPTPVAPSSIGTSLLRRDGVEKVTGSAAYAVEHPVTGAGGEPPLQAWLVTSTVARGRVVSIDRSAALAHPGVVAVVDHTDAPRLAETSDRELAILQDDVVDFRGQIVAIVLAETAESAREGAALVRVEQEAQPHEVVFDADTPTYAPEQVNGGSETDTLDGDPDEALARAVVTVDATYTTPYEFNNPMEPHAATALWDGERLTLHDSTQGPRPVRGTLAPMLGLEEEQVRVLAPYVGGGFGSKGLPHAPEMAAAMAAMTVPGRPVRLAVTRQQMFALTGYRTATRSHVRFGAHPDGRIEALRHDTVSQSSRIKEFAEQAAVPARVMYAAPHRATTHRVAELDVAVPSWMRAPGEMPGMFAHEVAMDELALHTGVDPVELRVRNEPDVDPDTGNPWGNRRLVECLRRGAERFGWADRPAEARATADGEWWVGTGMAASTYPMLWMPGNVARVRSLDGGRYGVAIAATDIGTGARTVLVQIAADALGCPPEAIDLDMADSDLPFGSVAGGSSGTTSWGTAIVAAAQQFRADHGDHPDPGVETTAASGQYADMDGHALHSFGAVFCEARVHRYTGEVRVPRLLGVYSVGRVVNPRTARSQLLGGLVMGLSAALFEDGWRDPRTGHTVTQDLATYHVAANADVKQIEAEWLDDVDELSTPMGSRGIGEIGIVGTAAAVANATYHATGVRVRGLPLTADHFLD; translated from the coding sequence ATGACCGCCAACGAGGTCACGCCCACCCCGGTCGCGCCGAGCTCGATCGGCACCAGCCTGCTGCGCCGCGACGGCGTGGAGAAGGTCACCGGGTCGGCGGCGTACGCAGTCGAGCACCCCGTCACCGGTGCCGGCGGCGAGCCGCCGCTCCAGGCCTGGTTGGTCACCTCGACCGTCGCCCGGGGCCGCGTCGTCTCGATCGACCGGAGCGCCGCCCTGGCCCACCCCGGCGTCGTCGCGGTGGTCGACCACACCGACGCCCCGCGGCTGGCCGAGACCAGTGACCGCGAGCTGGCGATCCTGCAGGACGACGTCGTCGACTTCCGCGGGCAGATCGTCGCGATCGTCCTCGCCGAGACCGCCGAGTCCGCCCGCGAGGGCGCCGCGCTCGTGCGCGTCGAGCAGGAGGCGCAGCCGCACGAGGTGGTCTTCGACGCGGACACCCCGACGTACGCCCCCGAGCAGGTCAACGGCGGCTCGGAGACCGACACCCTCGACGGCGACCCCGACGAGGCCCTGGCCCGGGCGGTGGTGACCGTCGACGCGACCTACACGACGCCGTACGAGTTCAACAACCCGATGGAGCCGCACGCCGCCACCGCGCTGTGGGACGGCGAGCGGCTGACCCTGCACGACTCCACCCAGGGCCCGCGCCCGGTGCGCGGCACGCTCGCGCCGATGCTCGGGCTCGAGGAGGAGCAGGTGCGGGTGCTCGCGCCGTACGTCGGCGGCGGGTTCGGTTCCAAGGGGCTCCCCCACGCCCCGGAGATGGCGGCCGCGATGGCGGCGATGACCGTCCCGGGCCGGCCGGTCCGGCTGGCGGTGACCCGCCAGCAGATGTTCGCGCTGACCGGCTACCGCACCGCCACGCGCTCCCACGTACGGTTCGGCGCCCACCCCGACGGCCGGATCGAGGCGCTGCGCCACGACACGGTGTCGCAGTCCTCGCGGATCAAGGAGTTCGCCGAGCAGGCCGCCGTCCCGGCCCGCGTGATGTACGCCGCGCCGCACCGCGCGACCACCCACCGGGTCGCGGAGCTCGACGTGGCGGTCCCGTCGTGGATGCGGGCTCCCGGCGAGATGCCCGGGATGTTCGCCCACGAGGTCGCGATGGACGAGCTCGCGCTGCACACCGGTGTCGACCCCGTCGAGCTGCGCGTGCGCAACGAGCCGGACGTCGACCCCGACACCGGCAACCCGTGGGGCAACCGTCGCCTGGTGGAGTGCCTGCGGCGCGGCGCCGAGCGGTTCGGCTGGGCCGACCGGCCCGCCGAGGCCCGCGCGACGGCCGACGGCGAGTGGTGGGTCGGCACCGGCATGGCCGCCTCGACGTACCCGATGCTGTGGATGCCCGGCAACGTCGCCCGGGTCCGCTCCCTCGACGGCGGCCGGTACGGCGTGGCGATCGCCGCCACCGACATCGGCACCGGCGCCCGCACCGTGCTCGTCCAGATCGCGGCCGACGCGCTCGGCTGCCCGCCGGAGGCGATCGACCTCGACATGGCCGACAGCGACCTGCCCTTCGGCTCGGTCGCGGGCGGCTCCTCGGGCACCACGTCGTGGGGCACCGCCATCGTGGCGGCCGCCCAGCAGTTCCGCGCCGACCACGGCGACCACCCCGACCCGGGCGTGGAGACGACGGCGGCCTCGGGGCAGTACGCCGACATGGACGGCCACGCGCTGCACTCCTTCGGCGCCGTCTTCTGCGAGGCGCGGGTGCACCGCTACACCGGCGAGGTCCGCGTGCCCCGGCTGCTCGGCGTGTACTCCGTCGGCCGCGTGGTCAACCCGCGCACGGCCCGGTCGCAGCTGCTCGGCGGCCTGGTGATGGGGCTCTCGGCGGCGCTGTTCGAGGACGGCTGGCGTGACCCGCGCACCGGCCACACGGTCACCCAGGACCTGGCGACCTACCACGTGGCGGCGAACGCCGACGTCAAGCAGATCGAGGCCGAGTGGCTCGACGACGTCGACGAGCTGTCCACGCCGATGGGGTCCCGCGGCATCGGCGAGATCGGGATCGTGGGCACCGCCGCAGCGGTCGCCAACGCGACGTACCACGCCACCGGGGTGCGGGTCCGCGGCCTGCCGCTGACCGCGGACCACTTCCTCGACTAG
- a CDS encoding xanthine dehydrogenase family protein subunit M: MKELTYHRATDATAAVALVSGDPDARFLGGGTNLVDHLKLGVTSPTTLVDVSRLPLDEVTELPDGGLRVGANVRNSDLASHPAVRRGWPVVTRALLSGASGQIRNQATTGGNLLQRTRCVYFQDVTTPCNKREPGTGCSAIGGYGRYNAILGASGSCVTTHPSDLAVGLAAVDATVVVLGPDGERRVPIGDFHRLPGDRPEQDTTLAHGELVTAVELPASPVAARSTYRKARDRASYAFALVSVAAGVELDGGRVRDVRIAWGGVAHKPWRAEVAEEALRGQYLGEDAVRQAAEAELEAAVTDEQTAYKVAMVRNLTALTLTSLAEGAAR, encoded by the coding sequence ATGAAGGAGCTGACGTACCACCGCGCCACCGACGCGACGGCGGCCGTCGCCCTCGTCTCGGGCGACCCCGACGCGCGCTTCCTCGGCGGCGGCACCAACCTGGTCGACCACCTCAAGCTCGGCGTCACGTCGCCGACGACGCTGGTCGACGTCAGCCGGCTCCCGCTCGACGAGGTCACCGAGCTGCCCGACGGCGGCCTGCGGGTCGGGGCCAACGTCCGCAACAGCGACCTCGCCTCCCACCCGGCGGTACGCCGCGGGTGGCCGGTGGTGACCCGGGCGCTGCTCTCCGGGGCGTCGGGGCAGATCCGCAACCAGGCGACGACCGGCGGCAACCTGCTCCAGCGGACCCGCTGCGTGTACTTCCAGGACGTCACCACCCCGTGCAACAAGCGGGAGCCGGGCACGGGGTGCAGCGCGATCGGCGGCTACGGCCGCTACAACGCGATCCTCGGGGCGAGCGGGTCCTGCGTGACCACGCACCCCTCGGACCTCGCCGTCGGCCTGGCCGCCGTGGACGCGACCGTCGTGGTGCTCGGCCCGGACGGCGAGCGCCGGGTCCCCATCGGCGACTTCCACCGGCTGCCCGGGGACCGGCCCGAGCAGGACACCACGCTCGCCCACGGCGAGCTGGTGACCGCGGTGGAGCTGCCGGCCAGCCCGGTGGCGGCGCGCTCGACGTACCGCAAGGCGCGGGACCGGGCGTCGTACGCCTTCGCGCTGGTCTCCGTCGCCGCCGGCGTCGAGCTCGACGGCGGCCGGGTCCGCGACGTGCGGATCGCCTGGGGCGGGGTCGCGCACAAGCCGTGGCGGGCGGAGGTCGCCGAGGAGGCGCTGCGCGGGCAGTACCTCGGCGAGGACGCGGTGCGGCAGGCCGCGGAGGCCGAGCTCGAGGCCGCCGTCACGGACGAGCAGACCGCCTACAAGGTCGCGATGGTCCGCAACCTCACCGCGCTCACCCTGACGAGCCTCGCGGAAGGAGCCGCCCGATGA
- a CDS encoding TSUP family transporter: protein MLAVPLVLALPVGVLVGMVGVGGLLLPAALAGPGGLDPHQAAATSSWAFLFTGVVAAVVLARAGRLPWRTAGPLALGAAPGAALGAGVGGAVPGAVLVLLLAAVTLGSGLHDLVGRGRRPAGRSLPVPVVVGIGAAVGLGSALTGTGGPVLLVPVLLLLGVDLVETIALGQLVQLPIVSFAVAGYWPQGYVDVRLGTLLGLLAGAGAVVGLLLVRRVPAGDLRRATSVLLVLTGTYLAVSATF from the coding sequence GTGCTGGCCGTCCCCCTCGTCCTCGCGCTGCCCGTCGGCGTCCTGGTCGGGATGGTCGGCGTCGGCGGCCTCCTCCTGCCGGCCGCCCTGGCCGGCCCCGGAGGGCTGGACCCGCACCAGGCGGCCGCCACCAGCTCGTGGGCGTTCCTCTTCACCGGTGTCGTGGCCGCCGTCGTCCTGGCCCGCGCCGGCCGGCTCCCGTGGCGCACGGCCGGCCCGCTCGCGCTCGGGGCCGCCCCCGGCGCCGCGCTCGGGGCCGGCGTCGGCGGTGCCGTGCCGGGCGCGGTCCTCGTCCTGCTCCTCGCCGCCGTCACCCTCGGCTCGGGCCTGCACGATCTGGTGGGCAGGGGGCGGCGGCCGGCCGGGCGCTCCCTGCCCGTCCCGGTCGTCGTCGGCATCGGCGCCGCCGTCGGCCTGGGGTCGGCCCTCACCGGCACCGGCGGGCCGGTCCTCCTCGTCCCCGTGCTGCTCCTCCTGGGCGTCGACCTCGTCGAGACCATCGCGCTGGGCCAGCTCGTCCAGCTGCCGATCGTGTCCTTCGCGGTCGCCGGCTACTGGCCGCAGGGGTACGTCGACGTACGGCTCGGCACCCTGCTCGGGCTGCTGGCGGGGGCCGGCGCGGTGGTCGGCCTGCTGCTGGTGCGCCGCGTGCCGGCGGGGGACCTGCGGCGGGCGACCAGTGTGCTGCTCGTCCTCACCGGTACCTACCTGGCGGTCTCCGCGACGTTCTGA
- a CDS encoding 2Fe-2S iron-sulfur cluster-binding protein: MDADITLTVDGQERTVTVDTRTTLLDALRERLGVNNPKKGCDHGQCGSCTVLLDGRRHLTCLALAVAHDGAEVTTAGGLAGSDGGLHPVQQAFLDQDGYQCGYCTPGQVCSAVGVLDEIEQGHRSHVTDDLEADPELTDEEVRERMSGNLCRCGAYAGIVAAVKQAGQAGAA, encoded by the coding sequence ATGGATGCGGACATCACCCTCACCGTCGACGGGCAGGAGCGGACCGTCACGGTCGACACCCGGACGACGTTGCTCGACGCGCTGCGCGAGCGGCTCGGCGTCAACAACCCCAAGAAGGGGTGCGACCACGGGCAGTGCGGGTCGTGCACGGTGCTCCTCGACGGGCGCCGGCACCTGACCTGCCTGGCGCTGGCCGTCGCGCACGACGGTGCCGAGGTGACGACCGCGGGCGGGCTGGCCGGGAGCGACGGCGGGCTGCACCCGGTGCAGCAGGCGTTCCTGGACCAGGACGGCTACCAGTGCGGCTACTGCACGCCCGGGCAGGTCTGCTCGGCCGTCGGTGTCCTCGACGAGATCGAGCAGGGGCACCGCAGCCACGTCACCGACGACCTCGAGGCCGACCCCGAGCTCACCGACGAGGAGGTCCGCGAGCGGATGAGCGGCAACCTGTGCCGCTGCGGCGCGTACGCCGGCATCGTCGCGGCCGTGAAGCAGGCCGGGCAGGCGGGCGCGGCATGA
- the dps gene encoding DNA starvation/stationary phase protection protein Dps, whose translation MSTNAKLRYTVPGMSESDAERVVELLQGRLNATNDLHLTLKHIHWNVVGPHFIAVHEMLDPQVEAIRGFADELAERIATLGGSPVGTPGRLVEARDWDEYSIGRATTQEHLGALDLVYTGVIEDYRKGIEELGELDPVTEDMFIAQTNQIELFHWFVRAHLEDKGGNLSTAGATSETEAASAAG comes from the coding sequence ATGTCCACCAACGCCAAGCTCCGCTACACGGTTCCCGGCATGAGCGAGTCCGACGCCGAGCGCGTCGTGGAACTGCTCCAGGGCCGGCTGAACGCCACCAACGACCTGCACCTGACGCTCAAGCACATCCACTGGAACGTCGTGGGTCCCCACTTCATCGCCGTCCACGAGATGCTCGACCCGCAGGTCGAGGCGATCCGTGGCTTCGCCGACGAGCTCGCCGAGCGCATCGCGACCCTGGGCGGGTCCCCGGTCGGCACGCCCGGCCGCCTCGTCGAGGCCCGCGACTGGGACGAGTACTCCATCGGTCGCGCGACGACCCAGGAGCACCTCGGTGCCCTCGACCTCGTCTACACCGGCGTGATCGAGGACTACCGCAAGGGCATCGAGGAGCTCGGCGAGCTCGATCCGGTGACCGAGGACATGTTCATCGCCCAGACCAACCAGATCGAGCTCTTCCACTGGTTCGTCCGGGCGCACCTCGAGGACAAGGGCGGCAACCTCAGCACCGCGGGCGCCACCTCGGAGACCGAGGCGGCCAGCGCCGCCGGCTGA
- a CDS encoding Ig-like domain repeat protein, whose translation MTAVAGLAATLATTLAAATMVGATTTPARAAAPGTGTATFSCDVPLLGAVEVPLTLSPETLPTELLADSLLARLPVAGQLELGGLLGLLGSLPVLGAVTQIGTSLTDFDLLLGARPVPVSGLGSQVGPPGPVAVLTGALGGAGVRAPARPGTYELRLPRSFELRTLGLPAPLAELVPALSCTISDGRGPVVGTVTVTKQSPALSARVVRDTVRKGKPVKVRTKVTREDGKEATGKVVAVVGGKQVARRFLQNGRATLAIWRLGAGSKRVVVKYLGDSSTRTARRTVRVTVRR comes from the coding sequence ATGACCGCCGTCGCCGGCCTCGCCGCCACGCTCGCCACCACGCTCGCAGCGGCGACGATGGTCGGCGCGACCACCACCCCGGCCCGCGCAGCAGCCCCCGGCACCGGCACCGCGACGTTCAGCTGCGACGTGCCGCTCCTCGGCGCGGTCGAGGTGCCGCTGACCCTGTCGCCGGAGACGCTGCCGACCGAGCTCCTCGCCGACAGCCTCCTGGCCCGGCTCCCCGTGGCCGGGCAGCTCGAGCTCGGCGGGCTGCTGGGGCTCCTCGGCAGCCTCCCCGTGCTCGGCGCGGTCACGCAGATCGGTACGAGCCTGACGGACTTCGACCTCCTGCTCGGCGCGCGCCCGGTCCCCGTCTCCGGCCTCGGCTCGCAGGTCGGTCCGCCGGGCCCCGTCGCCGTCCTGACCGGCGCGCTCGGCGGGGCGGGCGTGCGGGCTCCGGCCAGGCCCGGCACCTACGAGCTGAGGTTGCCCCGGTCCTTCGAGCTCCGGACGCTGGGCCTGCCGGCCCCGCTCGCCGAGCTGGTCCCCGCCCTCTCCTGCACGATCAGCGACGGCCGGGGCCCCGTCGTCGGCACCGTCACCGTCACGAAGCAGTCGCCGGCGCTCTCCGCCCGCGTCGTGCGCGACACCGTGCGCAAGGGCAAGCCCGTCAAGGTGCGGACCAAGGTGACCCGCGAGGACGGGAAGGAGGCGACCGGGAAGGTCGTCGCCGTCGTCGGCGGCAAGCAGGTCGCGCGCCGGTTCCTGCAGAACGGCCGGGCCACCCTGGCGATCTGGAGGCTCGGCGCGGGCAGCAAGCGGGTCGTGGTGAAGTACCTCGGCGACAGCTCCACCCGCACGGCGCGGCGGACGGTGCGGGTCACGGTCCGGCGGTAA
- a CDS encoding CoA-binding protein produces the protein MTSWQDPEAVRFMLDDCDTWAVVGLSGDPSRTAYQIAQLLQDRGKRIVPVHPSAETVLGEQGYASLADVPFPIDVVDVFRRSEAAGEFADQAVAVGAKAVWFQLGVVDEAAFERTTAAGVPMVMDTCPAIEWRRY, from the coding sequence ATGACCAGCTGGCAGGACCCCGAGGCGGTCCGGTTCATGCTCGACGACTGCGACACGTGGGCGGTGGTGGGCCTCTCCGGTGACCCGAGCCGCACGGCGTACCAGATCGCGCAGCTGCTGCAGGATCGCGGCAAGCGGATCGTGCCGGTCCACCCGTCGGCCGAGACGGTGCTGGGCGAGCAGGGGTACGCCTCGCTGGCCGACGTGCCGTTCCCCATCGACGTCGTCGACGTCTTCCGCCGCTCAGAGGCCGCCGGCGAGTTCGCCGACCAGGCCGTCGCCGTGGGCGCGAAGGCCGTGTGGTTCCAGCTCGGCGTCGTCGACGAGGCGGCCTTCGAGCGGACCACCGCCGCCGGCGTCCCCATGGTCATGGACACCTGTCCCGCCATCGAGTGGCGTCGCTACTGA
- a CDS encoding sigma-70 family RNA polymerase sigma factor: MTEVGVVGTESDWAYDGGTPPAPERRAPQRETAGEWSVGTQPPAPVAAPAPDAPTLFRTVPPQRARMTDSRRRMETARLLSRARASQGELRTRYEDEVIRLNMTVASDVARRYHGRGIAAEDVDQVAYLGLVKAVRGFDPTLGEDFLSFAVPTLRGEIRRYFRDAGWAVRPPRSVQEVQARVTAAEGELAQQLGRTPRPAEVAVHLDVPLQLVLDALHATGCFTPVSLDAPRPDGVEDPTESMGDLDPAFASAEARVALRPLMAELTDRERRIIELRFFENRTQTQIGDEVGVTQEQVSRLITSILARLRKSLAA, translated from the coding sequence ATGACGGAGGTCGGGGTCGTGGGGACCGAGAGCGACTGGGCGTACGACGGCGGCACGCCGCCCGCGCCCGAGCGGCGAGCACCCCAGCGGGAGACCGCGGGGGAGTGGAGCGTCGGCACGCAGCCGCCCGCGCCCGTCGCCGCTCCCGCACCGGACGCCCCGACGCTGTTCCGAACGGTGCCCCCGCAGCGCGCACGCATGACCGACAGCAGGCGCCGGATGGAGACCGCCCGGCTGCTGTCCCGCGCCCGCGCCAGCCAGGGCGAGCTGCGCACCCGCTACGAGGACGAGGTGATCCGGCTCAACATGACCGTCGCCTCGGACGTGGCCCGGCGCTACCACGGCCGCGGGATCGCTGCCGAGGACGTCGACCAGGTCGCCTACCTCGGCCTGGTCAAGGCGGTTCGGGGCTTCGACCCGACGCTGGGGGAGGACTTCCTCAGCTTCGCGGTCCCGACGCTGCGCGGGGAGATCCGCCGCTACTTCCGCGACGCCGGCTGGGCGGTCCGCCCGCCGCGGTCGGTGCAGGAGGTGCAGGCGCGGGTCACCGCGGCCGAGGGTGAGCTGGCCCAGCAGCTGGGACGGACCCCCCGGCCCGCCGAGGTCGCGGTCCACCTCGACGTACCGCTGCAGCTGGTGCTCGACGCGCTCCACGCCACGGGGTGCTTCACCCCGGTGTCCCTCGACGCGCCTAGGCCCGACGGCGTCGAGGACCCGACGGAGTCGATGGGCGACCTCGACCCCGCCTTCGCCTCGGCCGAGGCCCGGGTCGCGCTGCGCCCGCTGATGGCCGAGCTCACCGACCGCGAGCGGCGGATCATCGAGCTCCGCTTCTTCGAGAACCGCACCCAGACCCAGATCGGCGACGAGGTCGGTGTCACCCAGGAGCAGGTCTCCCGGCTGATCACCTCGATCCTCGCCCGGCTGCGCAAGAGCCTCGCCGCCTGA
- a CDS encoding HNH endonuclease signature motif containing protein, whose translation MAKDSRRSAHVVCRAVAKSHTRLDRAHESHLWSMSDDDVTATLVEAARLRARVEALELRLAAEADRRHAGERVGATDTAAWWAVETRQTRPSAKHRMRLAESLDRHCQTATAFAEGEVSVDHARVITECLDRLPADLDDPTIPLRAEQHLLAEARHRDPKALRVLAKHVLTVVAPEIGEARDAKALEAEERLARETAWLTMSPDGRGSVVGKFKIPELHGAMLKKTLLAFAAPKHQAATQEPGAPEAVECRPSPERMGDAFCELLERIPTASVPKLGGLNATVVITMDIASLLGGLAPGVLDDGTTISATTARRLACEAGLIPAVLGSKSELLDLGRTTRLFTGPQRRALNTTQPTCTAKGCDWPAHLCHAHHDQPWSNGGATDLTNARNLCPRHHARIHDPAYDTTHLPGGEVAFHRRT comes from the coding sequence ATGGCCAAGGACTCCCGACGCAGCGCACACGTGGTGTGCCGCGCCGTCGCGAAGTCCCACACCCGCCTCGACCGGGCGCACGAGTCGCACCTGTGGTCGATGTCGGATGACGACGTCACCGCCACCCTGGTCGAGGCCGCGCGGCTGCGCGCCCGGGTCGAGGCGCTCGAGCTCCGCCTGGCCGCGGAAGCCGACCGCCGGCACGCCGGGGAACGGGTCGGTGCCACCGACACCGCCGCCTGGTGGGCGGTCGAGACCCGCCAGACGAGGCCCTCTGCGAAGCACCGCATGCGGCTGGCCGAGTCCTTGGACCGCCACTGCCAGACGGCAACGGCTTTCGCCGAGGGCGAGGTGTCGGTCGATCACGCTCGCGTGATCACCGAGTGCCTCGACCGGCTGCCCGCCGACCTCGACGACCCGACCATCCCGCTCCGCGCCGAGCAGCACCTCCTGGCCGAGGCCCGCCACCGAGACCCGAAAGCCCTGCGGGTCCTGGCCAAGCACGTCCTCACCGTCGTCGCCCCCGAGATCGGGGAGGCACGCGACGCGAAGGCCCTCGAAGCCGAGGAGCGCCTCGCTCGGGAGACCGCTTGGCTGACCATGAGCCCCGACGGCCGCGGGTCGGTGGTCGGGAAGTTCAAGATCCCCGAGCTGCACGGCGCCATGCTGAAGAAGACGCTGTTGGCGTTCGCGGCGCCGAAGCACCAAGCCGCCACCCAGGAACCAGGCGCGCCCGAGGCGGTCGAGTGCCGCCCATCACCGGAGCGGATGGGCGACGCGTTCTGCGAGCTCCTCGAACGCATCCCCACCGCCTCGGTCCCGAAGCTCGGCGGGCTCAACGCCACCGTCGTCATCACCATGGACATCGCGTCCCTCCTAGGTGGCCTCGCGCCAGGTGTGCTCGACGACGGCACCACCATCTCCGCAACCACCGCACGGAGACTGGCCTGCGAAGCAGGACTCATCCCCGCCGTCCTCGGCAGCAAGTCAGAGCTGCTCGACCTCGGCCGCACCACCCGCCTCTTCACCGGACCCCAACGACGGGCCCTCAACACCACCCAGCCGACCTGCACCGCAAAAGGCTGCGACTGGCCCGCCCACCTCTGCCACGCCCACCACGACCAACCCTGGTCGAACGGCGGCGCCACCGACCTGACGAACGCCCGGAACCTCTGCCCCAGGCACCACGCCCGCATCCACGACCCCGCCTACGACACCACCCACCTGCCCGGAGGGGAGGTCGCCTTCCACCGCAGGACATAG
- the flhA gene encoding flagellar biosynthesis protein FlhA, producing MSLKRLTQLGVPLGIVLIVVMLVIPLPAIVLDLLIALNITGALLILLTAMFVSRPLDFAAFPAVLLVMTLFRLALNVSATRLVLLHGDAGKVIETFGHFVVGGSLIVGLIVFAILLVIQFVVITNGAGRVAEVGARFTLDAMPGKQMAIDADLNSGLIDEEQARRRRAEVHAEADFYGAMDGASKFVKGDAIAAIVITLVNLLGGFAVGMAQRGMSAGDAVQTYSLLSVGDGLVSQIPALLLSVATGLVVTRGVGDGDMGSDIIRQLTRQRTPLRVAGGSALALCLVPGMPKIPFLLAGGAFLLVSTRIDESSGDAAAEQAPELAAAPRDTPELLAAEIQVDPLSLELSADLIDLVDREHGGDLLERVKALRRKVALETGVLIPPVRTRDNLELPLRTYVIKLFGIEVARGEAPRGTVLAIGDHLASLPGELTREPVFGLEAKWIPAELAHQAEIGGATVVERTAVMTTHLSHVVNTHASRLLGREDVRLLTDVLKRTHPVVVDELTPTLLSLGQVQRVLQSLLDEGVSIRDLVRIYEALSLRAADSKEHDALVEAARVALGPAVVAPHLREGVVHVISLDPRLEQQMLESMRLGEEGNVLLLDPVLAQSVVTRLGQLLIEAENADIRPVLVCAPQIRPALRRLVHQQVDRLPVLSYQELVGSAQVRSVGVVSGEAMIEVGS from the coding sequence TTGTCCCTGAAGCGCCTGACCCAGCTCGGCGTGCCGCTCGGCATCGTGCTCATCGTGGTCATGCTGGTGATCCCGCTGCCGGCGATCGTCCTGGACCTGCTGATCGCGCTGAACATCACCGGTGCGCTGCTGATCCTGCTCACCGCGATGTTCGTGAGCCGCCCGCTCGACTTCGCGGCGTTCCCCGCGGTCCTGCTCGTGATGACGCTGTTCCGGCTGGCGCTCAACGTCAGCGCGACCCGGTTGGTCCTGCTGCACGGCGACGCGGGGAAGGTGATCGAGACCTTCGGCCACTTCGTCGTCGGCGGCTCGCTGATCGTCGGCCTGATCGTCTTCGCGATCCTGCTGGTCATCCAGTTCGTCGTGATCACCAACGGCGCCGGCCGCGTCGCGGAGGTCGGCGCGCGGTTCACGCTCGACGCGATGCCGGGCAAGCAGATGGCCATCGACGCCGACCTCAACAGCGGCCTGATCGACGAGGAGCAGGCGCGGCGGCGCCGGGCCGAGGTGCACGCCGAGGCGGACTTCTACGGCGCGATGGACGGCGCCTCGAAGTTCGTCAAGGGCGACGCGATCGCCGCGATCGTGATCACGCTGGTCAACCTTCTGGGCGGCTTCGCCGTGGGCATGGCCCAGCGGGGGATGTCGGCCGGCGACGCGGTGCAGACCTACAGCCTGCTCTCGGTCGGCGACGGCCTGGTCTCCCAGATCCCGGCGCTGCTGCTCTCGGTGGCGACCGGCCTGGTGGTGACCCGCGGCGTCGGCGACGGCGACATGGGCTCCGACATCATCCGCCAGCTCACCCGGCAGCGGACGCCGCTGCGCGTGGCGGGCGGCTCCGCCCTCGCCCTGTGCCTGGTGCCCGGCATGCCGAAGATCCCGTTCCTGCTCGCCGGCGGCGCCTTCCTCCTCGTCTCCACCCGGATCGACGAGTCCTCCGGCGACGCCGCGGCGGAGCAGGCCCCCGAGCTCGCCGCCGCCCCGCGGGACACCCCCGAGCTGCTCGCCGCGGAGATCCAGGTCGACCCGCTCAGCCTGGAGCTCTCCGCGGACCTCATCGACCTCGTCGACCGCGAGCACGGCGGCGACCTGCTGGAGCGGGTCAAGGCGCTGCGCCGGAAGGTGGCGCTCGAGACCGGCGTGCTGATCCCGCCGGTGCGCACCCGCGACAACCTCGAGCTCCCGCTGCGCACCTACGTCATCAAGCTCTTCGGCATCGAGGTCGCCCGCGGCGAGGCGCCGCGCGGCACGGTCCTGGCGATCGGCGACCACCTCGCGTCGCTGCCCGGCGAGCTCACCCGGGAGCCGGTCTTCGGCCTCGAGGCGAAGTGGATCCCCGCCGAGCTCGCCCACCAGGCCGAGATCGGCGGCGCGACCGTGGTCGAGCGGACCGCCGTCATGACCACCCACCTCTCCCACGTGGTCAACACCCACGCCAGCCGCCTGCTCGGCCGCGAGGACGTCCGGCTGCTCACCGACGTGCTCAAGCGGACGCACCCGGTCGTGGTCGACGAGCTGACCCCGACGCTGCTCAGCCTCGGCCAGGTGCAGCGGGTGCTGCAGTCGCTCCTCGACGAGGGGGTGTCGATCCGCGACCTGGTCCGGATCTACGAGGCGCTCTCGCTGCGCGCCGCCGACAGCAAGGAGCACGACGCCCTCGTCGAGGCGGCCCGGGTCGCGCTCGGGCCCGCCGTCGTCGCACCGCACCTGCGCGAGGGGGTGGTCCACGTGATCAGCCTCGACCCGCGCCTGGAGCAGCAGATGCTGGAGTCGATGCGGCTGGGGGAGGAGGGCAACGTGCTCCTCCTCGACCCGGTGCTCGCCCAGTCGGTGGTGACCCGGCTGGGTCAGCTGCTCATCGAGGCGGAGAACGCCGACATCCGCCCGGTGCTGGTCTGCGCCCCGCAGATCCGGCCGGCGTTGCGCCGGTTGGTCCACCAGCAGGTCGACCGGCTGCCAGTCCTGTCCTACCAGGAGCTCGTCGGCTCCGCCCAGGTCCGCTCGGTCGGCGTGGTCTCCGGCGAGGCGATGATCGAGGTGGGCTCGTGA